The region CTTGTGTTCGGAAGACGTGCCGTCTCCCCTGCGGTGATCGTGACTTCTTCGATTTCTGAAAGAATTCTTTTTTCCATGTAGTCACGAAGCTTCGTCAATGTTTCCACTTTTTGTGGAATCAACGAGGCTCTTTTAGCCACCACTCCCAAGGCACCAATGCCCAGAGTGTTTTCCGTGCCTCCCCGACGATGTCTTTCTTGACCACCACCATGAATCAAAGAGCTGACGTTATTGCCTTTACGCGTGTAAAGAACCCCGGTTCCTTTGATTGAGTAAAACTTGTGACCCGAGAAAGAAGCGAAGTCCACACCCAGCTCTTGGACATCAACTGGGATTTTTCCAAAACCTTGAACAGCGTCCGTGTGAAATAAAGCTCCTTTGGCATGCGCCATCTCAGCCATGCGTTTGATTGGAAACAAAGTGCCGGTTTCATTGTTCGCCATCATCACGGATACGAGAGCTGTTTCTTCGGACAAGTGAGCCTGATAAAATTCAAGATCGATTTCGCCTTGGCGATTCACTGGAATGTAATCCACGCGCGCACCCAACGACTGCAAGTGCTGCATGGCCTTCATGATACTCGGATGCTCGACCGTCGTTGTCATATAGTGCGTGCGACGACGTTGTTCTGCGGTGAGGAATTGCGCCGTTTGATAGTAATCAAAAAGGCCTTTAAGTACGGTGTTGTTCGCTTCACTGCCACCCGAGGTGAAAACAATTTCCAAAGGACTTGCATGAATCGCATCTGCCACAGCTTTACGGGCATCACGAAGAATATTCTTCGGCATACGACCACCCCAGTGAATGGAACTAGGATTTCCCCAAGCTTGCGCAAGTTCAGGCAAAGCTTCAAGAACCTCTTTGCACACAGGAGTTGTGGCGTTGTGGTCGAAATAATGAAAGACACGGCTTTGATTCATAAGTTCGGGGAAACTAGCATACTTCTTAAGTATTGAAAACTTCTAAGAATATTTGCGGTTTTGAGCCGTCTAATGCGTTAACAGAAGTGGAAATTCTACACCCCCTAAAGTGCTTTAAAAAGGGGCTTTTTCCGACCGAAGCTAGACTAGACCTCGGATTCTTAATGTTCTGGCCTAAAATTCCGATAAAACCCTAGATGAGTATTCATGCCTGGTTTGAACATTTTAAAGAGCAACTTCAAGGACTTACCGAATCTTTTGAACAGAGCGGTTCGAATTTAAGCCTGTTGGGTTATGCTTTGAAGGAACAACGCCTCAGCTCTGAGCTGTATTTAAACTGGGCACAAGATCACTACAAACTACCAAAGCTTCAGTCACGATTTTTTACAGAGACTTCCGTTTCCCAGGAAATGTTCGCAAAGTGGGCGACCCATTACCCGTGGTCTGCGGAGTGTCTGCCTGTGGCGGAGTGGGATGGCTCACTCATCGTAGCTTGTCTTCAACCGCCACAGGATTTTCCTCAAACACCTTCGGCGATTTTAGTGCTGGCGCACTTTGACAGTCTAGAACAGGTTTGGGAACAGTTGCATCCTCGTGCGGCAGCAATACCTGCGACCGCTACTACTCCTGTCGCTGCTTCACCTGCGGAAGAAGCTCCGGAAGGCATGGATTTCTCTGTTGCCACGGTCACAAAACAAGGCCCTAAAGACAGTTTCTCCTTCGATGATTTAGCAGTTTCTGAAAATGAAAATGCAGCTCCAAGTTTAGAACCTCTTTCTTTGGATCAAAACACATCAGAAGAGGGTTTAGACGGTTTGTTTGACGGCCCGACTGTGATTCGTCTTGAAGCTTTGTCGACAGCAGAGGCGCCTTCGTCAGAAGCCCCTGTTTCTGCAGAAGCTTCTAGCGATTCCATCGTTGTTGAATTTTCTGAAGGCTCCGAGCCAAAAACTCAAGTGGACGAAGTGGCTTTAACTCCGGCAGCGACATCTGCCCCCGTTGTTGAACCACTGGTGGTGCAAGAAGAAAAAGCGCCGGTCGTGGTGGCAGTGAATGAAGCTTTGGGTGGTAAGAAAATCCCGCCACCACCGCCAAAATCAGAGATGCCTCCTCCCTTTGAGGATAGCTTTGGTAATAAGCCGATTCCAATCGTTCCTCGCCCTGCGGGTGTAGCGAAACCCACAATCAATCCTGTGGCTTCCGGGAATTTTGCTTTGGAAAGAATGAAAAAGAAAAATGCCGCGATCTTAAACGAAAGAGTGAAACAGATCTTAAGTGAAATGAAAGTGCATTTTGAAAAGTCGATGATTTTAACTTTGGATGAGCAAGAAACTCAAATGACGGCCTTTGCTTGGGACGAAAACT is a window of Bdellovibrio bacteriovorus DNA encoding:
- a CDS encoding cysteine desulfurase family protein, encoding MNQSRVFHYFDHNATTPVCKEVLEALPELAQAWGNPSSIHWGGRMPKNILRDARKAVADAIHASPLEIVFTSGGSEANNTVLKGLFDYYQTAQFLTAEQRRRTHYMTTTVEHPSIMKAMQHLQSLGARVDYIPVNRQGEIDLEFYQAHLSEETALVSVMMANNETGTLFPIKRMAEMAHAKGALFHTDAVQGFGKIPVDVQELGVDFASFSGHKFYSIKGTGVLYTRKGNNVSSLIHGGGQERHRRGGTENTLGIGALGVVAKRASLIPQKVETLTKLRDYMEKRILSEIEEVTITAGETARLPNTSSLVLNGVDGETMLMSLDIKGYAVSTGAACSSGNPEPSPVLLAMGLTRAEAQNSLRVSLGWDTTQEEVDGFIEALKVVVARLRSLNNNEGDSCHV